From Trichoplusia ni isolate ovarian cell line Hi5 chromosome 8, tn1, whole genome shotgun sequence, one genomic window encodes:
- the LOC113496438 gene encoding uncharacterized protein LOC113496438 isoform X8, whose product MGVTEYDWDSYNGYYSGEESVGSINTMSICKSELLFSPVKEGGHGVHFSVDSLDCELPSEQDLILTCQANKDNYTIAFEGSLTTYSEDSECVEPAVNQKHDKLGEEDTLVLDNDERTRRNLELLERCKKLTNKLTTSMARSDLGLTTWSKLKKQTSQSPLRRHPSGNNNEGSHEATDATDDNMSNSVIKSQSLPNLYRRKLMSSSINSAALSNSTVDSFTVNQRLTGNPMCMKVYDVSQHRSTQGSQHSEPMSTSSTENQTSSDKSQPKQTFSLVKLFMKQKSMSNDGIVSMEQLDRSECWPSSSGGESGESMGEQKLSDSKTAISERPQIDIPASEVEETSSVVYEEIPSSINPYNNRVYDEVLIEEEETGDGVKLSDSESSNLYATVSKPHVKRTNLNVVNSPSRMRSNRKSCSSQSSATSVSISSCSESDGTQITRMNRLLQREQCDNKSTSTHLGSDTIDKSIQTSSMQVSSVSQRELFKIVEPSFLEKLKEGDCEKPVFVLYPNYTLPDISFLNGRPNIYLNPLKVNVSPRSNESKRNRLQVKGKRPFSCNDLEALKKKGLGHIRDWDSLNFLLPMECKQLLSEVPELMHHVKDKEVAPKCNDKFCSAAPSSRSKNRPMSCDCNNLAGNTTAVSSSSSTATQPSSGYRGSSTMLTDSSAQNSPAPAGNFNPLFVYRYDSATSSEASGVNNEGQRINPNIPKRSLSLADQNRILKQGELAPPRPPLPKSILRKSMDKTRKSNAHTKRYSMFEMDDLIQDPVVCMTAATEHKTKRRSLQEPYYLQNPTEYRKNNDIAAKRLSQQFLDAAEKDADYNEYYPDEGVGTESSLESGKSNELKFHRPHTPPLPKPRTKKMEYTEFPPPGALISSADLQQLEEFLKHSGFNCLNMDEWDQNQMQKVRNQVTKFLQMKRSQEENQRSTESSGSSCNSKKSVSFAQKSEATRADGQPSQLKPTEEIKASLTTPPNSPNISAVIAQRLYQGKNLAEIPICEEAEVSPDEFGSPIRHDTRAKYDVIDVSQKRALVSNVTDAVEMLIQHFSSATDQAELAFLGDSKDSPACAKIALNALCPALYAIFRDGLKENIETSFGAVNNSVWQMVEATARQGPITKSLNELVLRINSEDAVTEGLVKFNAFILGLLNAQSVDAWVSYVRTRESVLAKHYSPDSLILAGCVGETRCRALLDTLLASLEPLKLLPFSLDLMFEMRELHRSFKKIESDMRAASRPTSINTPPLTLNQRNLLKLVRSMQSSGLSSDDCQTSVIMRHKEPKNKEPSTPDLLNDSANVKTTVEKNRPRSCVNPSAIGYDICPNNSRIEMETNRRWSGVHLGSKLMQAFDRLVFDDSDDYTDSLENNKPPAKLSSNEVKLECSGEEQWRPGSASSGASANTGNGSGNSGGKFRRLQLKWEMLSNAESPVTPSGETSPAAARGSKIPRPVSSPVRPVAPTLQSPAKNAHRGIPVPVRKGTSPTTTTPRASTAPARGATATKKPPQAANRTLPEMTAKRPIAKPRIQNDPVSRYPTDKRIPTSRVDGAGPGSGGGAPRPASLPYGRTPPPAAPRRAASSSAARNHHSNTHKHKYVRTLWHRLPSDSGHLAFNEGERLRLILEVDDQYLLCCRGEQKGLVPRDAVLLEDF is encoded by the exons ATGGGTGTGACGGAGTACGATTGGGATTCTTACAATGGATACTATTCA GGTGAAGAATCTGTCGGTTCGATTAACACAATGTCGATATGCAAGTCGGAACTTCTGTTCTCCCCCGTAAAAGAGGGCGGTCACGGCGTTCACTTCAGCGTGGACAGCCTTGACTGCGAGCTGCCCTCCGAGCAGGACCTCATCCTCACCTGCCAGGCCAACAAGGACAACTACACCATCGCATTTGAGGGCAGTCTCACCACATACTCTGAGGACAGTGAGTGCGTTGAACCGGCCGTCAATCAAAAACATG ACAAATTGGGCGAGGAAGACACCTTAGTTTTAGATAACGATGAAAGAACGCGCAGgaatttagaattattagaGAGATGTAAGAAATTAACTAATAAGCTAACTACGTCTATGGCAAGGAGCGATTTAGGATTAACTACTTGGAGTAAGCTTAAGAAACAAACAAGTCAGTCACCCTTAAGGAg acaCCCATCGGGAAACAATAATGAAGGTTCACACGAAGCGACTGATGCAACAGACGACAACATGAGCAATTCAGTTATCAAAAGCCAAAGTTTGCCAAACCTGTACAGGAGGAAACTTATGAGTAGTTCCATAAATTCGGCAGCTCTAAGTAATTCAACG GTTGACTCGTTCACGGTGAATCAACGACTTACAGGCAACCCCATGTGCATGAAAGTATACGATGTTTCGCAACACCGATCGACCCAAGGAAGCCAACACTCGGAACCTATGAGCACATCTTCAACTGAAAATCAAACGTCTTCTGATAAAAGTCAGCCAAAACAAACATTTAGCTTGGTTaagttatttatgaaacaaaagagCATGAGCAACGATGGTATTGTTAGCATGGAGCAGTTAGACAGATCAGAGTGCTGGCCGTCGAGCTCGGGCGGCGAGAGTGGCGAGTCCATGGGAGAACAGAAACTCTCAGATTCGAAAACAGCAATCTCTGAACGGCCACAGATAGATATACCTGCTTCTGAAGTAGAAGAAACCTCTTCTGTTGTGTACGAAGAGATCCCTTCGAGTATTAATCCATATAATAACAGAGTATACGACGAAGTATTAATTGAAGAAGAGGAAACTGGCGATGGTGTAAAATTAAGTGATAGTGAATCGAGTAACCTTTATGCCACCGTTAGCAAACCTCACGTTAAGAGAACTAATTTAAACGTCGTAAATAGTCCGTCTAGAATGAGAAGCAACAGAAAGTCTTGTTCCTCTCAGTCTTCAGCAACTAGCGTTAGTATTTCCAGCTGTTCCGAATCTGATGGAACACAAATTACCAGAATGAATAGACTTTTGCAACGTGAACAGTGTGACAATAAATCAACGTCCACTCATCTTGGTTCAGATACTATTGATAAAAGCATTCAAACATCTAGCATGCAAGTATCAAGTGTATCACAAAGAGAATTATTTAAGATCGTCGAACCGTCAtttttagaaaaactaaaagaagGGGATTGTGAAAAACCTGTTTTCGTGTTATATCCTAATTATACTCTCCCAGATATAAGTTTCCTTAATGGAAGacccaatatttatttaaatccgcTAAAAGTAAACGTTTCTCCAAGATCGAATGAAAGCAAGAGAAACCGATTGCAAGTGAAAGGCAAGCGCCCGTTTTCATGCAATGACCTTGaagctttaaagaaaaaaggaCTCGGACATATAAGAGATTGGGATTCACTCAACTTCTTACTACCTATGGAATGCAAGCAATTATTGTCCGAGGTCCCTGAACTTATGCATCACGTAAAAGATAAAGAAGTTGCGCCGAAATGTAACGACAAGTTTTGCAGCGCGGCACCATCTTCGAGGTCTAAGAACCGACCCATGAGCTGCGACTGCAATAACTTGGCTGGAAATACTACAGCTGTATCTTCAAGCTCGAGCACAGCTACTCAGCCCTCGTCAGGTTACCGTGGTTCATCAACCATGCTAACAGATTCGTCAGCCCAGAATAGCCCAGCACCAGCTGGTAATTTCAACCCTTTGTTTGTATACCGCTACGATAGTGCCACAAGTTCAGAGGCGAGTGGCGTTAATAATGAGGGACAGAGAATTAATCCAAATATTCCAAAACGATCACTATCCTTGGCGGATCAAAACCGCATTCTCAAACAAGGAGAATTAGCACCTCCGAGGCCACCACTGCCTAAAAGTATATTGCGCAAGTCAATGGATAAAACACGGAAATCCAACGCACATACCAAACGATACAGCATGTTTGAAATGGATGACCTTATCCAAGATCCGGTCGTCTGCATGACCGCAGCCACggaacataaaactaaaagaagaTCTTTACAAGAACCCTACTACTTACAAAACCCTACAGAGTACAGAAAGAACAATGATATAGCTGCTAAGAGATTATCACAACAGTTTCTTGATGCAGCTGAGAAGGACGCCGATTATAATGAATACTATCCAGATGAAGGTGTGGGAACGGAAAGCAGCCTTGAATCTGGAAAATCAAATGAACTGAAGTTCCATAGGCCACATACTCCACCGTTGCCTAAACCAAGAACTAAGAAAATGGAATACACAGAGTTCCCACCTCCCGGCGCACTTATCAGCAGCGCAGATTTACAACAGCTAGAAGAATTCCTAAAGCACAGTGGATTTAACTGTCTTAACATGGATGAGTGGGATCAAAATCAAATGCAAAAGGTAAGAAATCAGGTGACCAAATTCCTCCAAATGAAGCGATCTCAGGAGGAAAATCAAAGGTCCACAGAATCCAGCGGAAGTAGTTGTAACAGTAAGAAATCTGTGAGTTTTGCGCAGAAATCTGAGGCCACCAGGGCCGATGGGCAACCGTCTCAATTAAAACCAACGGAAGAGATAAAAGCCAGTCTAACGACGCCACCTAACTCGCCCAACATATCCGCTGTGATAGCACAGAGGCTGTACCAG GGCAAGAATCTAGCTGAAATTCCAATCTGTGAGGAAGCGGAAGTTAGCCCGGATGAATTTGGAAGTCCCATCCGCCATGATACTAGGGCAAAATATGATGTCATTGATGTGTCACAAAAGAGAG ctTTAGTCTCCAACGTGACCGATGCTGTTGAAATGTTAATTCAACATTTCTCGTCTGCTACGGACCAAGCTGAGTTAGCGTTTTTGGGTGACTCCAAAGATTCTCCAGCTTGCGCCAAAATTGCACTCAACGCGCTATGCCCAGCTCTATACGCAATATTCAGGGATGGCCTTAAAGAAAATATCGAAACCTCGTTTGGGGCTGTTAATAACTCTGTATGGCAGATGGTTGAAGCTACTGCGAGGCAAG GTCCAATAACAAAATCTCTAAACGAGTTGGTTTTGAGAATCAACAGCGAAGATGCAGTCACCGAAGGACTTGTCAAGTTTAACGCTTTCATCCTTGGACTGCTGAA CGCGCAGTCTGTAGATGCTTGGGTGTCGTATGTTCGAACCCGGGAGTCAGTACTCGCCAAGCACTACAGTCCAGATTCTCTGATCCTCGCCGGTTGTGTGGGAGAGACGCGATGCCGGGCACTGCTAGATACTCTACTTGCCAGCTTGGAACCGCTGAAGCTCTTACCTTTCTCGCTCGATCTCATGTTTGAAATGCGTGAGCTACACAGAAGTTTCAAGAAGATTGAAAGCGACATGCGTGCCGCCAGTCGG CCCACTTCGATTAACACTCCACCACTAACACTGAACCAGCGGAATTTGCTGAAGCTGGTGCGTTCGATGCAGTCGAGCGGACTCTCAAGCGACGACTGCCAAACCAGTGTCATAATGAGACACAAAGAGCCTAAAAACAAAGAGCCATCCACACCTGACCTGCTAAACGATTCAGCGAACGTTAAGACCACTGTTGAAAAGAACAGACCGCGCTCATGCGTCAATCCGTCAGCGATTGGTTATGACATTTGTCCAAATAATAGCAGGATAGAAATGGAAACAAACCGCAGATGGTCCGGGGTACACTTGGGCTCTAAATTAATGCAAGCTTTCGATAGGCTCGTATTTGATGACAGTGATGATTACACAGATAGCCTAGAAAACAATAAGCCTCCCGCTAAGCTCTCCAGCAATGAAGTAAAG CTGGAGTGCAGCGGGGAGGAGCAATGGCGGCCAGGGTCGGCCAGCAGCGGAGCTAGTGCCAACACTGGTAACGGTAGCGGCAACTCAGGCGGCAAGTTCAGACGCCTGCAGCTTAAATGGGAAATGCTGAGCAATGCGGAAAGCCCAGTCACCCCGTCAG GAGAGACATCTCCGGCAGCGGCGCGAGGCTCGAAGATCCCTCGGCCCGTGTCCTCACCAGTGAGGCCAGTGGCTCCTACTCTGCAGTCTCCAGCTAAGAATGCTCATAG GGGTATTCCAGTCCCAGTTCGCAAGGGTACATCACCTACCACAACAACTCCGAGAGCTTCCACAGCGCCCGCGCGAGGCGCCACTGCGACCAAGAAACCGCCGCAAGCTGCCAACAG AACTTTACCCGAGATGACGGCGAAGAGGCCAATAGCGAAGCCAAGAATACAAAACGATCCAGTTTCTAGATACCCTACTGATAAGAGAATACC